The sequence CCGTCGTACGCGGAGCCTGGAGCACCACCCACGCCTGCCGGCTCGCGGGCACCACCCCGTTGGTCAGTTCGCGGTATGCCCGGTCCACGGCCGCCGAGCGGGCGCGCGGCGCCGGGGTGACCTGGACCAGCACCTGCACCGTCACGGCCGGCGTCTTCGCGTCGGCGGCGGGCAGCAGCGACACCGCCGACGGCAGGGCCTGCGGCGCGCCCATCAACAGGGCGCCCTCGGTCGGGTCGACCTCCAGCACCGCGCTGAGCCCGCTCCGGTGGGTCAGCAGCACGGCCGGCTGGTCGTCGATCTCGACCTGATCCAGCTCGACGCTGCTCTCCAGATGGGTCAGCAGTTGCCAGGCGGCATCGGGCCCCGTTGCGGCAAGCTGGCGGCGTCGCCCCCGGTAGGCCCACCAGACGGCCAGCCACTGGTGGAGCCACCGCCCCCGGTGTCGCAGCGCCGTCGGTGCGAGCAGCAGCACCACGCCGACGGCCACGGCGACCGTCAGCGGCGCGCCGTGCGGGGTGGCCGCCAGGACCGCTGCCGCGCCGGCCTGCCAGGCCACGAGTTGGGCGACGTGGATGCCGGCGATCCGGAGCTGCCGCCGGTGCGGGCGTACGGCCGGGTTCGCCGCGGCGGCCTCCGCCGCGGGCTGGGCCTGAGCCGCGGGTTGCGCCTGCGGCGCGGGCCGGACCTGCGCGGCACGGGCGACGGGCACCGGTGCTGCGCTCGGTGCCGCGGCGGCGACCTGGCTGGTGTACGCGGTGCCGACGGTGGCCCGTCCCGGTCCGCGCTGGGCAGCCCAGCTGTGCCCCGGCCCGGTCCCGCCCAGCGTCGGAGCCGGCACGCCGGCCTGCTGCGGTGGCTGCACCGTCCGTTGCTGCGGCGCGGGTGCCGTCCCCTGGTGCTGCTGCCAAGCCGGCTCGCCCGGCTGGGCCGCACCCGGATGCGTCACCGTACGTCCCTCTCTGACCGGCGCGGCATCGTCAACGTCCGATCGCCGCACGCACGTCGGCGACGGTCACCGTACGCAGCTCGTCGAGGCTGGGGCGCTGGCCGGACTGCCGTAGCCGCTGTGCCTGCGCCTTGCGGACACCCTCGAACAGCTTGCGGGCCTCGCGGGCGTTGCCGAAGTTCTGGTCCCGCTCGACGGTGCCGAAATGCTCCCGGAGCACCTCGGAGACGCCGTCGGCGAGCAGATACTCGTCACCGCCGGCCATCCGCTCCACGATGACGACAAGTTGCTCGGGCGAGTAGTTGCCGAACTCGACGGTCTTGGCGAATCGGGAGGCCAGACCGGGATTGGCGTCGAGGAACTGCACCATCTCGCCGGTGTAGCCGGCGGCGATCACCGCGACCTCGTCACGGTGGTCCTCCATCAGCTTGACAAGCGTGTCGATGGCTTCCTGGCCGAAGTCCCCCCCGCTGCCGGAGGCGCGCGACAGGGTGTACGCCTCGTCGACGAAGAGGACGCCACCGCGCGCCTGCTCGAACGCTGCCGCGGTCTTCTCGGCGGTGTGGCCGATGTACTGGCCGACCAGGTCACGCCGGGACACCTCGCGAAACGCGCCGCCGGGCAGCGCGCCCAACGCCGCCAGCAGGTCACCGTAGACGCGCGCCACGGTGGTCTTACCGGTGCCGGGGGCGCCCGCGAAGATCAGGTGGTGGCTGACCGTGCCGACCGGCAGGCCGGCAGTGCGCCGCCACTCGTTGACCTGGATCTCGTCGATGAGGGCCCGGACCTCGTCCTTCACCGACTCCAGGCCGACCATCGCGTCCAGCTCGGCAAGCAGCTTCTCCACCCGGGCGGTGTCCTGAACGGTGGCGGCGCGGGCGGCGTCGGCCCCGAAGGCGGCCTTCCGGTTGGCGGTGCCCGCCACGACGGTCGGGTTGGCGCCCTCGGCGACCTCGATCGCCGGCTGGGCGGTGTTCTCGGTGGTGCACTCCTCGACCGTGCCGTGGCAGCCACGGGCGAAGGAGACCGCGGGGCCACCGGTGTCGCGGATCCGGCAGCGGCGGAGCACCGGTGCGCTCTGGTGCACCACCGCCACCCCGGCGTGGGTGGTCTGGGAGATGTCGCAGGCTTCGATGATGGGCCGGCCGTACTGATAGACGTAGATGCCACGGTTGCCGCAGCGGGCCACCGTGCTCGTCCGGATCGTCGGTGCGGCACCGATCCGCACGATGATGCCGTCCTCGCTGAGATCGGTGAACTCGCACCCCTCGACGCTGCCCTCGGAATCCTCCACCACCAGGCCGTAGCGCCCACCAGCCACCCGGCAGCGAGTCAGCACGAACTCCGAGCGGCCGGTCACCTGGATCGCCGCGCCGAAGCCGGCGGTCAGCCCGCACCCGGTCATCGTGAGCTTCGCCCGGTCGGCCACCACGACCGGCGCGTCACCCGCCTTGAGGGCGAGGTCGCGCAGCTCCAGCCGCCCCGAGTTGCAGGAAACCGTCGGATACGTTCCGGCGGAGGCGTCGATGGTGACCGTGCCCGTGCCCTGCGCGGCGACCACGGTGACGTCGCGGTCGTTGACGAACAGCGCCTCGTGGTAGGTGCCGGGGCTGACCGACACGACGGTGCCGTCGCCGGCCACCGCCAGCGCGTCCCCGATGGACGGGAAGGCGCCGGGCTGGTCCGGGGAGACGAGAAGGGTGCGCGTCATGGCTCCGGCTCTGAACGGCAAAGAGGGCTGGACCCCGACGATATCCCAGCCCGACCACCCCACGTGAGCCCCAAAATGCGCCCCACCCCAAACTCGCCGATCATGCAGTTGTGGTAGGCGCCATCACCGCATTCGCGGCCTTTGTGGGGTGCCACAACTTCATGATCGGCGCAATGGGGACGGGGCCCGGTTCGCGGGGCGGATTGGTTAGGCTCGTCGGGGGAGCTTCGGCATTTGGGAGGACGGATGGCGCAGCTGCGGGTGCTGCCGCTGGCGGCCGGTGCGATGCTGGCCGAGGGCACCGTCCACACGCACACCTCGGTACGCGGCGACGTGGCACCGGACCTGCACCCGGTGATCCGGCGCTTCCTGCACGGGCTGCCCACCGCCCAACGCGAACGCTTCACCGGCTGGTGTGCCGAGCCGGTGCTGATCTCCGACCGGTTGTACGCCGCCGAAGCCGATGGCCCGCCGCTCGATCCCGCCCGCGCCCGCGCGTTGCTGTGGGGCGCAAAGATCCGGGTGACCGGAGTGCGCGAGGAGGGCGATCCGCGCCACGGCGCGGTCCAGGCACCCTGCCGCTCCTGCGCGGCCCTGCTCGACTGGTTCGGCATGGAGGCGCTGACGTGAGCGAACGCTTTCCACGCCCGGTGGCCGACGCCCTCGCCGCCGCCGGCTGGTCGCCCGGACGGCGCGACGAAGGCCGGGGCCGCGAGTGGGCGCTGCGGATCGCCGCCCACGCCGCGCCGGACGGCAGCCAGCACACCGTGACGGCCGCGGCGATCGAGGCGTACGCCGAGTTCGGTGGGTTGCGGATCCGCCCGCAGGACGAGGGCGAGCAGATCGCGCCGAGCGACGTCCACCTCGATCCGTTCCTGGTGCGACATTCCGTGGCGACGCTCGCCGAGCTGGCCGAGGCGACCGGAGCGCCACTCAGCCCGCTGGGCGAGGAGGGGAGCGGACGCGGCATCCTCGCCGTCGACGAGCAGGGCCGGGTGTTCGTGCTGGACCACACCGGGGACTGGTTCCTCGGCGGGAGTCTCGACGAGGCGCTCAGCACGCTGGTCCTCGGTCGCCATCCCCGGCGGGTACGCGCGGACGGCACCTGGTGACCGGCTGGCAGCCGAGCACGGCCACGGAACGCGCTCTGCTGACCGCCGTCGACGCCGACGACCGGGAGGGCTTCCTCACCGAACTCGCCAGCGGTCCACTGCTGGTGCCGGTGTCGGCCGGTGCGGCGGCGGGACGGGAACCGGCGGCCTGGCCGACGGGCAACCACGACGGGGTGACGCACGTGGTCGCGTACACCTCACCCGCGGCGATCGCCGCCGGCCTGCCCGGACAGTCGGTCAGCTACCGGGTGTCGGGGCTGGCCGACCTGGCCGTCGACTGGCCCGACGACGACTGGGTGCTGGCGATCGACGCCGGGCTGCCGATCGGCGTCCGGCTCACCGCCGACGAACTGCGCACGCTCGCCGCGCCGACCGTGGAGGCCGAGCGGCCACTGCGCGAGGCCATCCTGCGGCAGGACCCGGACGTCCTGATGTCCGTGCTGCTACGGGCCGAACTGGTGCTGCCGCTGAGGCCGGGCGGTCCGGCGACACGGGACCTGTCCGACCCGGAGTTCCCGTGGTGGACCCTCCCCGACGAGCAGGGCCGGGTCAGCCTGCCCGTGTTCACCTCGGAGGCGCGGCTGCGGCAGTCGCTCGGCGAACGGGATCTGGTGCTGGTCAGCAGCCTGCAGTTGACCGATCGCTGGCCGGACCTCTCCTGGCAGTTGCTGCTCAACCCGGAGACGCCGCTGGCCGCGGCGCTGCCCGGCGAGGCGCTGTTGACGTTGCGCGACTGGCTGGGCGAGCTGCGCGAGGTGGTCACCGAGGCGGCCGAGCAGGAGCAGCGCCGCCGCGAGACGGCCGCCTACGCCGACCCGTCGACGGTGGGCGTACCGGCGCAACGGCCGGCAACGGAACCCGCCGACGACGACGGACCCGACCCCGGCGTGCCGCTGCTGCTGCAACTGGTCATCCCGCACCGCTACCTGCCGTCCTACCTGGACGACGGCTACGACCGGGCGGCCGGGCTGGTGCACTCCTGGCACGGCCCGGGGCGGGACACCCCGATCCGGCTCTACCGGCGACTGGGACTGCTCGGTGCGGGCTCACCCTTCGAGGAGTCCGACGAGTGGGTGGCGGTGCTGCGCTGGCCGCCCGGCGAGGCCACGCCCGAACAGTGGGGCCAGGGTCGACCCCGGATGGAGTCGCTGGTCGTACCGGACGGCACCGAGCTGCGCTGCCTGCACCAGGACGGCCGCGACGAGTTGCTGGCCCGCTTCGACGCGACCGCCCGCCACTGGTCCCCGGCCTGACCGGCGGCACCGGCCTTGCGGACCGCGCCGCGCGGCGGCGGCCGGGCGGGTCAGCGGCGGCGGCCGGCGAACCAGGCGCGGGCCGGTGGGCTCTTGATCAGAGCGAGCGACATACCGGCGAGCCCACCCACGACCAGTGGCGTCACCATGGTCGGGTGGTAGCCCAGCTTGCCCTGCGCCAGCAGCGTGACGATGACGACGACGAAGAGTCCGAAGGTGAAACCCGCCGGCACGGCCAGTCCTGCCGCGCTGTCACCGGTCCAGGCCATGAGGATCCCGAGCGATGCGAGCAGGGCCACAAGCAGGGCGATCGCGAGCGCCCCCGCGCCGATGCCGACCACCAGGATCTTGCCGAGCCCGTCGCCCTCGGTGTGCAGCATCGCCCGGAAGAAGGCGATCCCGGCGATCAACCAGATGACGATCGCGGGCAGCATCAGCAGGATGGCGAGGGTTACGACGACCGGTCGCCGCCGCGGCGCCGGTGAGGATACGGCAGTCGGTGCCGTGGGCTGCATGGATCTCCTTCGACCGCGTTGGTCACTCCGCCGGGCGGCGCCAGGCCGCGTCGTCGGTCGGAGCGGGAGCGGCCGGCCCGTCAGGCGCGATCCGAGCTGGCTGTCCCGCGGCACCGGCGTTGGTGAACGCGGGCTCCGCCGCGGTGCTTGCCAGCCGGCGCCGACGTGCGCGACGGCGGAGCTTGACCACGGCCACCACCCCGCCGACGAGGATGGCGAGGATCGCGGCCCACACCAGCACCACGATCACGATTTCCTCGATATCAGGGCCGTCGCGCCCCGCGGCGCGGGCGGCGGCGAGCGGGTCGTCCAGGTCGGGCTCGCCGGTGGCCGCGGTGCGACTGCCGCGACCGTCGGGCTCGCCGGTCAGCGCCTCGCGCAGGTCGAGTACGCCCCAGCCGTAGTAGTCGTCGTGGCCGGGATCGCCGGCGTCTCTGCTCGTTTCGAGCAGGCGCTGGAACATCTGGTACGCGCTCAGGTCGGGGTACTCGGCCTTGATCAGGGCCATCGCACCGGAGACGATGGCGCTGCTCGTGCTGCTGCCGGTCGCGGTCCGGTACCGGCCGCCGGGGGCGGCTATCACGATGTCCTGGCCGGGCGCGGCGATGCTGACCGGTAGGTCCGGAGTCCCCGGCACGGACGCCTTCTCGCTGATGACGCCCTTGCGATCGATGCCGTTGACGGCGATGCTGCCGGGATGCGAGGCCGGGCTGCCGACCAGGATCTGATCCTCGTTGCCGGCGGAGGCGACCACGATCACGTCGTTCTGGTAGGCGCGCTCGACCGCCCGGTTCAACTCCTCGTTGAAGCTGCTGGACAGCGACACGTTGATCACGTCGGCGCCGGC is a genomic window of Micromonospora tarapacensis containing:
- the eccE gene encoding type VII secretion protein EccE encodes the protein MTHPGAAQPGEPAWQQHQGTAPAPQQRTVQPPQQAGVPAPTLGGTGPGHSWAAQRGPGRATVGTAYTSQVAAAAPSAAPVPVARAAQVRPAPQAQPAAQAQPAAEAAAANPAVRPHRRQLRIAGIHVAQLVAWQAGAAAVLAATPHGAPLTVAVAVGVVLLLAPTALRHRGRWLHQWLAVWWAYRGRRRQLAATGPDAAWQLLTHLESSVELDQVEIDDQPAVLLTHRSGLSAVLEVDPTEGALLMGAPQALPSAVSLLPAADAKTPAVTVQVLVQVTPAPRARSAAVDRAYRELTNGVVPASRQAWVVLQAPRTTDFHADRDLRPALTAAIRRTRRQLRQDRASARLLNRDEVLAAVAHLAHLTLGPVMGADRPLARENWRSWSAQGTPQSCYRLRAWPGQPWEVDPLLRGLPAAAGVVSIAVARENDRPGVDDAVVEVAFRLIGADAAALAAADRALDEAIRGHGGRLQRLDGEHAHGVAATLPFGGFLR
- a CDS encoding right-handed parallel beta-helix repeat-containing protein, producing MTRTLLVSPDQPGAFPSIGDALAVAGDGTVVSVSPGTYHEALFVNDRDVTVVAAQGTGTVTIDASAGTYPTVSCNSGRLELRDLALKAGDAPVVVADRAKLTMTGCGLTAGFGAAIQVTGRSEFVLTRCRVAGGRYGLVVEDSEGSVEGCEFTDLSEDGIIVRIGAAPTIRTSTVARCGNRGIYVYQYGRPIIEACDISQTTHAGVAVVHQSAPVLRRCRIRDTGGPAVSFARGCHGTVEECTTENTAQPAIEVAEGANPTVVAGTANRKAAFGADAARAATVQDTARVEKLLAELDAMVGLESVKDEVRALIDEIQVNEWRRTAGLPVGTVSHHLIFAGAPGTGKTTVARVYGDLLAALGALPGGAFREVSRRDLVGQYIGHTAEKTAAAFEQARGGVLFVDEAYTLSRASGSGGDFGQEAIDTLVKLMEDHRDEVAVIAAGYTGEMVQFLDANPGLASRFAKTVEFGNYSPEQLVVIVERMAGGDEYLLADGVSEVLREHFGTVERDQNFGNAREARKLFEGVRKAQAQRLRQSGQRPSLDELRTVTVADVRAAIGR
- a CDS encoding SUKH-3 domain-containing protein; its protein translation is MSERFPRPVADALAAAGWSPGRRDEGRGREWALRIAAHAAPDGSQHTVTAAAIEAYAEFGGLRIRPQDEGEQIAPSDVHLDPFLVRHSVATLAELAEATGAPLSPLGEEGSGRGILAVDEQGRVFVLDHTGDWFLGGSLDEALSTLVLGRHPRRVRADGTW
- the mycP gene encoding type VII secretion-associated serine protease mycosin is translated as MRVLTRSATAAALVTASVLAALTLPAAPALADAVRDDSWHVKALELTELHKITQGDGVIVAVVDTGVDATHPDLRGNVLPGMDLYDDDTEGRVDRQGHGTGMASLIAGHGHGPAGRDGVLGIAPKAKILPVTIKSERSAVTAPTALAAGINWAIDAGADVINVSLSSSFNEELNRAVERAYQNDVIVVASAGNEDQILVGSPASHPGSIAVNGIDRKGVISEKASVPGTPDLPVSIAAPGQDIVIAAPGGRYRTATGSSTSSAIVSGAMALIKAEYPDLSAYQMFQRLLETSRDAGDPGHDDYYGWGVLDLREALTGEPDGRGSRTAATGEPDLDDPLAAARAAGRDGPDIEEIVIVVLVWAAILAILVGGVVAVVKLRRRARRRRLASTAAEPAFTNAGAAGQPARIAPDGPAAPAPTDDAAWRRPAE
- a CDS encoding SseB family protein, whose translation is MVTGWQPSTATERALLTAVDADDREGFLTELASGPLLVPVSAGAAAGREPAAWPTGNHDGVTHVVAYTSPAAIAAGLPGQSVSYRVSGLADLAVDWPDDDWVLAIDAGLPIGVRLTADELRTLAAPTVEAERPLREAILRQDPDVLMSVLLRAELVLPLRPGGPATRDLSDPEFPWWTLPDEQGRVSLPVFTSEARLRQSLGERDLVLVSSLQLTDRWPDLSWQLLLNPETPLAAALPGEALLTLRDWLGELREVVTEAAEQEQRRRETAAYADPSTVGVPAQRPATEPADDDGPDPGVPLLLQLVIPHRYLPSYLDDGYDRAAGLVHSWHGPGRDTPIRLYRRLGLLGAGSPFEESDEWVAVLRWPPGEATPEQWGQGRPRMESLVVPDGTELRCLHQDGRDELLARFDATARHWSPA
- a CDS encoding YwqJ-related putative deaminase, with amino-acid sequence MAQLRVLPLAAGAMLAEGTVHTHTSVRGDVAPDLHPVIRRFLHGLPTAQRERFTGWCAEPVLISDRLYAAEADGPPLDPARARALLWGAKIRVTGVREEGDPRHGAVQAPCRSCAALLDWFGMEALT